One Bacteriovorax sp. PP10 DNA window includes the following coding sequences:
- the mltG gene encoding endolytic transglycosylase MltG, protein MKKNHILFLVGAPLLAILLVAIKVYYSAYVWRYQGPDVFFYIKPSESFASINSRLAKEKLISSPRLFHRLSQWNGVMTKFKSGQYQIKTHSNLMDVYNTFINEKSLALYFTVPEGKNMYEIGKMLEERQITSYEDFITLCKDREFVKSLGIKGLSVEGYLYPETYDFAPNLPADQVIKTMVREFRKKMMVIDISKSKMSLEEIVTLASMVEKETGDKSERPIIAGVFLNRLKIKMRLQSDPTTIYGMYETYDGNISRKDLLTPSDYNTYTVKALPIGPIANPGIASINAVLNPATHKYLYFVSQNEGRHFFSENYGQHQEAVVKWQKTAKNREGKSWRNKTEENNNDVPAVIKK, encoded by the coding sequence ATGAAAAAAAATCACATCCTGTTTCTTGTTGGTGCTCCTCTATTGGCTATTTTATTAGTAGCTATTAAGGTTTATTACTCTGCTTATGTCTGGCGCTACCAAGGCCCTGATGTTTTCTTCTACATCAAACCGAGTGAGAGTTTTGCTTCAATCAATTCTCGTCTGGCAAAAGAAAAACTTATTTCTTCTCCAAGACTTTTTCACCGCCTTTCTCAGTGGAATGGTGTGATGACAAAATTTAAATCGGGACAATATCAGATCAAGACTCATTCTAATTTAATGGATGTTTACAACACTTTTATTAATGAGAAGAGCCTGGCGTTGTACTTCACGGTACCCGAAGGTAAAAACATGTATGAAATTGGAAAAATGCTGGAAGAGCGCCAGATCACTTCCTACGAAGACTTCATTACTCTTTGTAAAGACCGTGAGTTCGTTAAAAGCTTGGGCATTAAAGGATTATCAGTTGAAGGATACCTTTACCCTGAAACATATGACTTCGCTCCCAATCTTCCCGCTGATCAAGTCATCAAGACAATGGTGAGAGAATTTAGAAAGAAGATGATGGTCATCGATATCTCTAAGTCAAAGATGAGCCTTGAAGAAATCGTTACACTCGCTTCAATGGTAGAAAAAGAAACTGGAGATAAAAGTGAGAGACCTATTATTGCGGGTGTCTTCTTAAACCGTTTGAAAATTAAAATGAGACTGCAATCAGATCCGACAACAATTTATGGAATGTATGAAACCTATGATGGAAACATCAGCAGAAAAGATCTTCTGACTCCATCGGACTACAATACTTATACTGTAAAAGCTCTTCCAATCGGGCCAATCGCGAATCCGGGGATTGCTTCGATCAATGCTGTTTTAAATCCGGCCACGCACAAGTATTTATACTTTGTCAGCCAAAACGAAGGTCGTCACTTTTTCTCTGAAAACTATGGTCAACACCAAGAAGCGGTTGTGAAGTGGCAAAAGACGGCGAAAAACCGCGAAGGAAAAAGCTGGCGCAACAAAACTGAAGAAAACAATAATGATGTGCCAGCAGTAATTAAAAAATAA
- the rho gene encoding transcription termination factor Rho: MHLNDLREKDIAELTTMAEEIQIENPSNLKKHELIFAILKATAKDDKAIFGNGVLEILPDGFGFLRSPLYNYLPGADDIYVSPSQIRKFGLRKGDSVEGEIRPPKEGERYFALVKVNEINSQSPEKHKKTVLFDNLTPLYPEKKINLEYHPTNYSTRLIDLFVPQGFGQRCLIVAPPKAGKTVLLQDIANAITTNHPEAVLIVLLIDERPEEVTDMRRNVNAEVVSSTFDEPATRHVQVAEMVIEKAKRLTEAGKDVIILLDSITRLARAYNTVVPPSGKILSGGVDSNALHKPKRFFGSARNIEGGGSLTIIATALIDTGSRMDEVIFEEFKGTGNSEIQLDRKLLEKRIFPALDINKSSTRKEDLLMAPADLQRSYLLRKVLHSMAPIDAMEFILSRVTKTKTNSDFLDSMNS; encoded by the coding sequence ATGCATCTTAACGATCTCAGAGAAAAAGACATTGCCGAACTTACAACCATGGCAGAAGAAATTCAAATCGAGAACCCAAGTAACTTAAAGAAGCACGAACTTATTTTCGCTATTCTAAAAGCTACAGCTAAAGACGATAAAGCAATCTTTGGTAACGGTGTTCTAGAAATTCTACCAGACGGATTCGGATTCTTAAGATCGCCACTTTATAACTACCTTCCTGGTGCCGATGATATTTACGTATCTCCATCACAAATTAGAAAATTCGGTCTTCGTAAAGGGGATTCAGTTGAAGGCGAAATCAGACCACCAAAAGAAGGTGAGAGATACTTCGCACTAGTTAAAGTAAATGAGATCAACTCTCAGTCACCAGAAAAACATAAAAAGACAGTTCTCTTCGATAACTTAACTCCGTTATACCCAGAGAAAAAAATCAACCTTGAATACCACCCAACTAACTACTCAACTCGTCTAATCGACTTGTTCGTACCACAAGGGTTTGGTCAACGTTGCCTTATCGTCGCTCCACCAAAAGCTGGTAAGACTGTTCTTCTTCAAGATATCGCAAATGCAATCACAACTAATCACCCTGAAGCAGTTCTGATCGTTCTTCTAATCGATGAACGCCCGGAAGAAGTTACAGATATGAGAAGAAACGTTAACGCTGAAGTTGTCTCTTCAACTTTCGATGAACCTGCTACTCGCCACGTACAAGTTGCTGAGATGGTAATCGAAAAAGCAAAACGTTTAACTGAAGCTGGAAAAGATGTAATCATCCTTCTAGACTCAATCACTCGTCTTGCTCGTGCTTACAACACAGTTGTTCCACCATCAGGAAAAATCCTTTCGGGTGGGGTTGATTCAAACGCTCTACATAAACCAAAAAGATTCTTCGGATCTGCACGTAATATTGAAGGTGGGGGATCTCTTACGATCATCGCTACTGCTCTTATCGATACAGGTTCAAGAATGGATGAAGTTATCTTTGAAGAATTCAAAGGTACAGGTAACTCGGAAATCCAACTTGATAGAAAACTTCTTGAAAAGAGAATTTTCCCGGCACTTGATATCAACAAGTCTTCAACTCGTAAGGAAGATCTTCTTATGGCGCCAGCTGATCTACAAAGATCATACTTGCTTCGTAAAGTTCTTCACTCTATGGCGCCAATCGACGCTATGGAATTTATCCTAAGCCGTGTAACAAAAACTAAAACAAACTCGGACTTCCTGGATTCAATGAACTCTTAA
- a CDS encoding TraR/DksA family transcriptional regulator — protein MDKAKMEKFKALLLQAKVKIMNGGILRSTEDLTVSSDDLSDEADLATSVINQQVTFNMRQRELVKLKAIDEALYRCEQGNYGHCDECDESIGEKRLENQPWTTLCITHAEEQERENQKFIKAI, from the coding sequence ATGGATAAGGCTAAAATGGAAAAATTTAAAGCACTACTTCTTCAGGCGAAGGTAAAGATCATGAACGGCGGAATTCTACGCAGTACTGAAGATCTTACTGTTTCATCTGACGATCTCTCAGACGAAGCGGACCTAGCAACTTCAGTTATCAATCAACAAGTAACATTCAACATGCGCCAACGTGAGCTAGTAAAGCTTAAGGCCATCGATGAAGCGCTTTATAGATGCGAACAAGGCAACTACGGGCACTGTGATGAGTGTGATGAATCTATCGGTGAGAAACGCCTGGAAAACCAGCCGTGGACTACTCTATGTATTACTCATGCTGAAGAACAAGAAAGAGAAAACCAAAAATTCATTAAAGCAATCTAG
- a CDS encoding S8 family serine peptidase has translation MKTNTMKMMIRRLVVLNVLATISFASFAQSNIQGTLPRVVQTQKVEEKSYFDPKDLTSNYVSWGINPENPSSINLLEAWKHYKKKRDIVVAVVDTGIDPVHPFLEKNIFVEQGRVDETNFGVDFSKDKKGRGAPLDQHGHGTHVSGIIKSIYPEVKILALKYYNPTASGIDNLNSTVEALRYAVDNNVDVINYSGGGPEAAVEELRILKEAERKGILVVAAAGNEESNIDDKKKAYFPASYGLKNIITVTAHDEDLKILSSSNYGRASVDIFAPGYRIKSSLQNGRAGYLTGTSQATAFVTGVAALIKSQFPGLSTEKIKEIIKASAKKEITMEGKCATGGRLDAASALALASQYAGESEMPNRQLATKKEEGKIIYRLAN, from the coding sequence ATGAAGACGAACACCATGAAGATGATGATTAGAAGACTCGTTGTACTTAATGTACTCGCGACAATTTCTTTTGCATCTTTTGCTCAGTCCAACATTCAAGGAACTCTTCCACGAGTTGTTCAAACTCAAAAGGTAGAAGAGAAATCGTATTTTGATCCGAAAGATTTAACATCTAATTATGTTAGCTGGGGTATCAACCCGGAAAATCCATCTTCAATTAATTTATTGGAAGCTTGGAAACATTATAAAAAGAAAAGAGATATCGTCGTAGCAGTAGTAGATACTGGTATTGACCCAGTTCATCCTTTCCTGGAAAAGAATATCTTTGTTGAGCAAGGTCGCGTTGATGAAACGAACTTTGGTGTCGACTTCTCTAAAGACAAAAAAGGCAGAGGTGCACCACTTGATCAACACGGTCACGGAACTCACGTTTCAGGGATCATTAAGAGTATTTATCCTGAAGTAAAAATCCTTGCACTTAAATATTACAACCCGACAGCATCGGGAATTGATAACTTGAACTCAACGGTTGAAGCTCTAAGATATGCAGTAGACAACAACGTTGACGTAATTAACTACTCTGGTGGTGGACCTGAAGCCGCTGTAGAAGAGTTAAGAATTTTAAAAGAAGCAGAAAGAAAAGGGATTCTTGTTGTAGCAGCGGCTGGTAACGAAGAATCAAATATCGATGATAAGAAAAAAGCTTATTTCCCTGCGAGCTATGGATTAAAAAACATCATCACTGTAACGGCCCACGATGAAGACCTTAAGATTTTAAGTTCATCAAACTACGGACGAGCTAGCGTTGATATCTTTGCTCCTGGATACCGTATTAAATCAAGTCTTCAAAATGGTCGTGCTGGATACTTAACTGGAACGAGCCAGGCAACTGCTTTCGTTACTGGTGTTGCAGCACTTATTAAGTCTCAATTCCCAGGTTTATCAACTGAGAAAATTAAAGAGATCATTAAAGCTTCTGCTAAGAAAGAAATTACGATGGAAGGAAAATGTGCAACTGGTGGGCGCTTAGATGCAGCTTCTGCTTTAGCACTAGCTTCTCAATATGCTGGTGAATCAGAAATGCCAAACCGTCAGCTAGCGACGAAGAAAGAAGAAGGAAAAATCATTTACCGACTTGCGAACTAA
- a CDS encoding response regulator — translation MNRIKTVGTVFGFALIVLVTVQYGLISSNLNYTKTMQEVHRNSQKVNQLYVVFGLLLDIETSSRGFLLTGEDIFLNVQSEAQRKLPRELERLDNYLLPEEYNQLTELISKRIAYADSLNLKRMNKQVITFYDITVGNGMMDNIRMEVARLTARGENSINEQNGLVKSSSRGMMALMMAGALFSLVVVVGSAYFVYNELKERLKAQKELNVALATSEAVTENVGQGVVVGDVNGKVIFANQIALAVRKMTIDEMKSKSLEELFESAEIDPTYLKQLLRTDKTVVETIVTTSTGTKRTVKVNFSPLIVNGVLGGVVVAYVDITAEAESISELKTGKEVALSATKAKSDFLAKMSHEIRTPLNAILGVGEIMALTKLSDEQKKCMEIYQRSSLTLINLVNDILDLSKIEAGKIELNNIPFSLKNLVDTCTSIMDFRASQKGLLFKSRLMSNYDHMIGDEGRIRQIVINLLGNAIKFTEQGSIILSVTCIDRGTSQKELLISVKDTGRGIAQENQNKLFSNYSQENNKIASEFGGTGLGLSLSKELANLMGGDIIVKSELGKGSEFILNCFVDSAMGEFENEATPKGSVNKNLKILLVDDNPENRFIVKKFLDESEVIVSEANDGVEAVEAYTKNKYDIIFMDINMPNKDGIEATKDIRAMEKEKNLPHTIIIALSANALSKEYDRAMEVGCDDYLTKPIARGRLLAAVEKWQGVEVRRDDTVDEAIKAAIPGYLENRRKDIEKLKNAFDIKELKAIGKIAHNIAGTAESYGQNELGRVAFLLDQAVAELNWQDIEKHIVEMEKLAKG, via the coding sequence ATGAATCGTATCAAGACTGTCGGGACTGTATTTGGTTTCGCCTTAATCGTCCTAGTTACTGTCCAGTATGGATTGATCTCCAGCAACCTTAATTATACAAAAACGATGCAGGAAGTTCATAGGAACTCACAAAAAGTGAACCAGCTTTATGTGGTTTTTGGACTTTTACTTGATATTGAAACCAGTTCACGCGGGTTTCTTTTAACAGGAGAAGACATCTTTCTTAATGTACAGAGTGAAGCTCAAAGGAAGCTGCCTCGTGAGTTGGAGCGACTGGATAATTACTTATTACCAGAAGAGTACAATCAGCTTACAGAACTTATTAGTAAGCGTATTGCTTATGCAGACTCTTTAAACCTTAAAAGAATGAACAAACAGGTAATTACCTTTTACGATATCACAGTTGGTAATGGGATGATGGACAACATCAGAATGGAAGTGGCGAGGCTCACTGCCCGTGGTGAAAATTCGATTAATGAACAAAATGGTCTCGTGAAAAGTTCATCACGAGGTATGATGGCCTTAATGATGGCCGGAGCATTGTTCTCATTGGTCGTGGTTGTTGGAAGTGCGTACTTTGTTTACAACGAATTAAAAGAAAGATTAAAAGCACAAAAAGAATTAAACGTGGCCCTGGCAACCAGTGAAGCTGTTACTGAAAATGTTGGTCAAGGTGTTGTGGTCGGAGATGTTAACGGAAAAGTTATTTTCGCTAACCAGATTGCATTAGCTGTTCGTAAAATGACTATTGATGAGATGAAAAGCAAATCACTGGAAGAGCTTTTTGAATCAGCTGAAATTGACCCGACTTATTTAAAGCAATTACTTCGCACTGATAAAACGGTTGTTGAAACAATCGTGACGACTTCAACAGGTACTAAGCGCACAGTTAAGGTTAACTTTTCTCCCCTTATTGTTAATGGTGTCCTTGGAGGAGTTGTTGTCGCTTACGTCGATATTACAGCAGAGGCCGAAAGTATTTCCGAACTGAAAACTGGAAAAGAAGTCGCACTAAGTGCAACTAAAGCAAAATCAGATTTCCTGGCCAAAATGAGTCACGAAATCAGAACTCCACTTAATGCCATTTTGGGTGTTGGTGAGATCATGGCCCTTACAAAATTGAGTGATGAACAGAAAAAATGTATGGAAATTTATCAACGTTCATCATTAACACTGATTAACCTGGTTAACGATATTTTAGATCTTTCTAAAATTGAGGCCGGAAAAATTGAGCTTAATAATATTCCTTTTTCGTTAAAAAACCTGGTTGATACATGTACATCAATTATGGACTTCAGGGCCTCACAAAAGGGTCTGCTTTTTAAATCAAGATTGATGTCAAATTACGATCACATGATTGGAGATGAAGGAAGAATCAGACAGATCGTGATCAACCTTTTAGGAAACGCCATCAAGTTCACTGAGCAAGGAAGTATCATTTTATCTGTGACATGTATCGACCGTGGGACTTCACAAAAAGAGCTTTTAATCAGTGTTAAAGATACAGGTCGTGGGATTGCCCAAGAAAATCAAAATAAACTTTTTTCTAACTACTCTCAGGAAAATAATAAAATTGCTTCTGAATTTGGCGGAACAGGTCTGGGGCTTTCTCTTTCAAAAGAGCTTGCCAATTTAATGGGTGGAGACATCATTGTAAAATCGGAACTAGGTAAGGGAAGTGAATTCATCCTTAACTGTTTCGTCGACAGTGCAATGGGAGAGTTTGAAAACGAGGCCACTCCAAAAGGTTCAGTGAATAAAAATTTAAAAATCCTTCTGGTAGACGACAATCCGGAAAACCGCTTTATCGTAAAGAAATTCCTGGATGAGAGTGAAGTCATCGTTTCCGAGGCCAATGATGGTGTTGAGGCCGTAGAAGCTTATACAAAAAATAAATACGACATTATCTTTATGGACATCAACATGCCTAATAAAGATGGAATTGAAGCGACCAAAGATATTCGTGCAATGGAGAAAGAAAAAAATCTTCCTCATACGATTATCATCGCATTAAGTGCGAATGCTCTTTCAAAAGAATATGACCGCGCGATGGAAGTCGGTTGTGATGACTACTTAACAAAACCAATTGCCCGCGGAAGATTGCTGGCAGCCGTTGAAAAGTGGCAAGGTGTAGAAGTCCGCAGAGACGATACTGTTGATGAGGCCATCAAAGCAGCGATTCCTGGTTATTTGGAAAACAGAAGAAAAGATATTGAGAAACTAAAAAATGCTTTCGATATTAAAGAGCTTAAAGCGATTGGAAAAATCGCTCACAATATCGCTGGAACGGCCGAAAGTTACGGCCAAAATGAATTAGGACGAGTGGCCTTTTTATTAGACCAGGCCGTTGCAGAACTTAACTGGCAGGATATAGAAAAACATATTGTCGAAATGGAAAAATTAGCAAAAGGATGA
- the ruvX gene encoding Holliday junction resolvase RuvX — protein MNDFSNYPRFQQFLGKRILSIDFGTKVIGTAMFCPGRDPFPFAAEKIIYKSHAESIKSLMNLISNEDIEVVVIGIPYFLDGKESTNTVNVRAFGQQLKSALKDQEFFEQDETLTTKAAEERMLNSPEFNFKIDPTKIDCVSATIILEDFIRA, from the coding sequence ATGAATGATTTCTCAAACTATCCACGCTTCCAGCAATTTCTTGGTAAAAGAATTTTATCTATCGATTTTGGAACGAAAGTGATCGGAACGGCCATGTTTTGCCCGGGACGCGATCCTTTTCCTTTTGCCGCTGAGAAAATCATTTATAAATCCCATGCAGAATCCATCAAATCTCTCATGAACCTGATCTCTAATGAAGACATTGAAGTCGTCGTTATTGGAATTCCCTATTTTCTTGATGGCAAAGAAAGCACTAACACAGTGAACGTCCGCGCTTTTGGTCAACAATTAAAAAGTGCTCTTAAAGATCAGGAGTTTTTTGAGCAGGATGAAACCCTGACAACAAAAGCTGCAGAAGAGCGCATGTTAAACTCTCCCGAATTTAATTTCAAAATTGACCCTACTAAAATCGATTGCGTCTCTGCTACCATTATTCTTGAAGACTTCATCCGCGCCTAG